Proteins encoded by one window of Natronomonas salsuginis:
- a CDS encoding dihydrolipoyl dehydrogenase family protein, protein IGMELSTMLAKLGTEVTVVEMLDDILPGYDEDVTRLVRKRAEELGIEFHFGEAAQGWEEVAAAARVTTETEDGETSEYTAERVLVAVGRQPASDTCNVEAAGVESTDRGVIETDDAARTTVEHIQAVGDVAGEPMLAHTAYREGHVAAEVIAGEPSRLDYQAIPAAVFTDPEIGTVGLSAAEAEAEGFEPVVGEMPFRASGRALTLGIEEGLVRIVADAETEFVLGGQIVGPEASELIAEVGLAIEMGARLEDIAATIHTHPTLSEAVGEAAANARGAATHTLNR, encoded by the coding sequence ATCGGGATGGAGCTGTCGACGATGCTCGCGAAGCTCGGGACCGAGGTGACGGTTGTCGAGATGCTCGACGACATCCTGCCGGGGTACGACGAGGACGTCACGCGACTGGTTCGCAAGCGCGCCGAGGAGTTGGGCATCGAGTTCCACTTTGGGGAGGCCGCCCAGGGGTGGGAGGAGGTCGCCGCGGCCGCGCGAGTGACGACCGAGACGGAGGACGGCGAGACGAGCGAGTACACCGCCGAGCGCGTCCTCGTCGCCGTCGGCCGCCAGCCCGCTTCGGACACGTGCAACGTCGAGGCCGCCGGCGTCGAGTCGACCGACCGAGGGGTCATCGAGACGGACGACGCGGCGCGGACGACCGTCGAACACATTCAGGCGGTGGGCGACGTGGCCGGGGAGCCGATGTTGGCGCACACGGCGTATCGGGAGGGCCACGTTGCCGCGGAGGTGATCGCGGGGGAGCCGTCGCGGCTGGATTATCAGGCGATTCCGGCGGCCGTCTTCACGGATCCGGAGATCGGGACCGTGGGATTGAGCGCCGCGGAGGCCGAGGCGGAGGGGTTCGAGCCGGTGGTCGGTGAGATGCCGTTCCGAGCGTCGGGGCGGGCGCTGACGCTCGGTATCGAGGAGGGGCTCGTGCGGATCGTCGCCGACGCTGAGACGGAGTTCGTGTTGGGCGGGCAGATCGTCGGGCCGGAAGCGTCGGAGTTGATCGCCGAGGTCGGACTGGCGATCGAGATGGGGGCGCGCCTCGAGGACATCGCGGCGACGATCCACACGCATCCGACGCTGTCGGAGGCGGTCGGGGAGGCGGCGGCGAACGCGCGCGGTGCGGCGACCCACACGCTCAATCGGTAG